A DNA window from Aspergillus nidulans FGSC A4 chromosome I contains the following coding sequences:
- a CDS encoding amidohydrolase (transcript_id=CADANIAT00007512) translates to MTTVFKNARVYSPESGLGDAAFGSCMVIEKNQIVHVGSLEDATIPSDARIIDLHDRIIMPGFIDAHVHILQYGLSLRKVDLTGCTTLIQIRNAIKSYADSHLSVPRILCRGWNQSCFDEEPLASMIDDLEPRPIYIEAADLHSIWCNSAALDEMCAHTAPDPPGGAIHRDETGRAIGLLSEGAVMNFAWPFLDKVTPKAEKLDALEAAIKSYSATGYTGTIDMAMCEDHWEILNLYRAHKKIPFHIAAHWLVPFSDDQQVNFSYVDRALEIRRQYNDPTFTIAGIKLMCDGVVDGCTAALRHPYGGNPDPVQPIWPEDLMSAVIQRADDAGLQVAIHAIGDQAVHQSINILSSLVNTQSQSLQEPQRDRRHRIEHLELTSPADAARLGQFGITASIQPVHSDPAHFTAWPSLIGSHRCKRAFAYKDFLAGGAVIALGTDAPTAPHFPFQNLYHATTRRSAIERESLQRLNPEFSLTLLQAVAGATNGAAYSRFAEGWTGRLEVGLNADFVVVDMFWKEEKLLEARVCQTWYRGEKVFDCDA, encoded by the coding sequence ATGACGACCGTCTTCAAAAACGCTCGCGTATACTCGCCGGAGTCAGGGCTGGGGGACGCCGCTTTTGGCTCTTGCATGGTGATTGAAAAGAATCAAATCGTGCACGTTGGATCGCTCGAGGATGCCACCATACCCAGCGATGCCAGAATTATCGACCTCCATGATCGGATTATCATGCCCGGCTTCATCGACGCCCATGTTCATATTCTCCAGTACGGGCTCTCGCTGCGCAAAGTCGACTTGACCGGCTGTACCACTCTGATTCAAATCCGAAATGCCATCAAGTCCTACGCTGATTCGCATCTCTCCGTCCCTCGCATCCTATGCCGCGGTTGGAATCAGTCATGTTTCGATGAAGAACCGCTGGCAAGTATGATAGACGACCTTGAACCCCGTCCCATCTACATTGAAGCGGCGGATCTCCACTCGATCTGGTGCAACTCGGCGGCTCTCGACGAGATGTGCGCGCATACCGCACCAGATCCTCCAGGTGGTGCAATCCACCGTGACGAGACTGGCCGAGCAATAGGCCTACTGAGTGAAGGGGCCGTGATGAACTTTGCCTGGCCATTTCTTGACAAAGTCACGCCAAAAGCGGAGAAACTTGATGCTCTGGAAGCAGCTATCAAATCATACTCTGCTACAGGATATACAGGCACAATAGACATGGCCATGTGTGAGGATCACTGGGAAATCCTGAACCTCTACCGTGCCCATAAAAAAATCCCATTCCACATCGCTGCCCACTGGCTCGTCCCCTTCTCAGATGACCAGCAAGTCAATTTCAGCTACGTCGACCGCGCCCTTGAAATCCGCCGTCAATACAATGATCCTACTTTTACCATCGCAGGAATCAAGTTGATGTGCGACGGTGTCGTCGATGGATGCACCGCCGCCCTCAGGCACCCCTATGGCGGCAACCCAGATCCAGTACAGCCAATCTGGCCAGAGGACCTTATGTCCGCCGTCATTCAACGCGCAGACGACGCAGGCCTCCAAGTTGCCATTCATGCCATAGGCGATCAAGCCGTCCACCAATCCATAAATATTCTCTCATCCCTCGTCAATACCCAGTCCCAAAGTTTGCAAGAACCTCAACGCGACCGGAGACACAGGATCGAACATTTGGAACTAACATCCCCCGCCGACGCTGCCCGTCTTGGCCAATTTGGCATAACAGCCTCTATCCAACCCGTCCACTCCGACCCAGCCCACTTCACCGCCTGGCCTTCGTTGATAGGCTCACACCGCTGCAAACGAGCCTTCGCATACAAGGACTTTCTCGCCGGCGGTGCTGTTATCGCTTTGGGAACAGACGCGCCCACAGCGCCACACTTTCCCTTTCAAAACCTCTACCATGCAACAACTAGACGCTCTGCTATTGAGCGGGAAAGCCTGCAGCGCCTGAACCCGGAATTTAGTTTGACGCTGTTACAGGCTGTTGCAGGTGCGACAAATGGGGCGGCATATTCGCGGTTTGCGGAAGGGTGGACAGGGAGATTAGAAGTGGGATTGAACGCGGattttgttgttgttgacatgttctggaaagaagagaagttgCTTGAGGCAAGGGTTTGTCAGACGTGGTATAGGGGAGAGAAGGTTTTTGATTGTGATGCCTAA
- a CDS encoding RNA-binding protein (transcript_id=CADANIAT00007513), with product MDASENQAQAQQQTPQKPTYQNGVRTNGRAFNSPNWRVKREESPSGSRSPSQDTQNGSPRRTPGFGRQNREVPQAISEGRRLYVGNMPYTAKMEDVQELFTRGGFEVVRIDISIDPFSGRNPSYCFVDLSTKELAERAMAELDGGDLLGRPVRIKPGVVKSASERQPQQRTGMGSPRANRAGSSPLNADRWRRDDNLTSASTTPTNKRLYVGGLPRLTDPDAISSNITQFFKGYNLTNISKLFTPHPAKRFEPGDHYYLFVDFETVEETQNAMAALNGAEGPWGAAIRVQRARGETWKNTDSNNTSEERRPAAGRWGPTTRRQDVASTPAPASGEAAVQA from the exons ATGGACGCTTCAGAGAATCAAGCGCAAGCGCAACAACAAA CCCCACAAAAACCGACATACCAGAATGGAGTCCGAACGAACGGCCGCGCTTTCAACTCCCCCAACTGGCGAGTGAAGCGTGAGGAAAGCCCCTCGGGCTCTCGTTCGCCTAGTCAAGACACCCAGAACGGATCACCTAGAAGAACGCCCGGATTTGGCCGTCAGAACCGTGAAGTGCCACAAGCGATTTCCGAGGGACGAAGACTGTATGTCGGAAACATGCCGTACACGGCAAAAATGGAAGATGTGCAGGAATTGTTCACGAGGGGTGGGTTTGAAGT CGTCCGCATCGACATTTCAATTGACCCCTTCTCCGGCCGCAACCCATCCTACTGCTTCGTGGACCTGTCGACGAAAGAGCTCGCTGAGCGCGCAATGGCTGAACTCGACGGAGGCGATCTTCTCGGGCGACCGGTCAGAATCAAGCCTGGTGTTGTGAAGAGCGCGAGTGAGCGCCAGCCGCAGCAACGAACTGGAATGG GGTCGCCGCGCGCGAATAGGGCAGGGTCATCGCCGTTAAATGCAGACCGGTGGCGAAGGGACGACAACTTGACGTCCGCTTCTACTACACCCACAAA CAAACGCCTCTATGTCGGAGGCCTCCCCAGACTAACGGACCCAGATGCCATATCCAGCAACATCACGCAATTTTTCAAGGGTTATAACCT GACGAACATTTCCAAACTATTCACCCCACACCCGGCGAAGCGTTTCGAACCAGGTGACCACTACTACCTCTTCGTGGACTTTGAGACAGTCGAAGAGACGCAGAATGCCATGGCCGCCCTGAATGGCGCTGAGGGGCCATGGGGCGCTGCCATCCGCGTCCAGAGGGCGAGGGGTGAGACGTGGAAAAACACTGACTCGAACAATACCTcagaggagaggagaccCGCTGCTGGACGATGGGGTCCTACCACGCGGCGACAGGATGTGGCGTCTACCCCTGCTCCGGCGAGTGGTGAAGCCGCCGTTCAAGCGTGA
- a CDS encoding uncharacterized protein (transcript_id=CADANIAT00007514), whose amino-acid sequence MQAKASTSPLGDSIEPRTENLEYATEQKESFVPRRAFGTAAERARRNLNAKLANPLSGYSHEELRRQGINFAITHQIGDEGDIRAFGLGAMLAQAPEKFENVPGLTVQELEVLRHEFEHRWSQPWTMYLVIILCSLSAAVQGMDETVVNGAQIFYKHQFGIADENISRHNWISGLVNAAPYLCCAIVGCWLTVPFNSWFGRRGTIFITCIFSATTCLWQGCCSTWWSLFIARFALGFGIGPKSATVPVYAAETAPPAVRGALVMQWQMWTAFGIMFGYAADLAFFQVPDSSGIVGLNWRLMLASALVPAVIVCCFVFMCPESPRWYMSRNLYDRAYQSMCSLRFNKVQAARDMYYMYTLLEAEKSMKLGQNKLLELINVPRNRRAMFASEIVMFMQQFCGVNVLAYYSSEIFLQTASEHSKLTVSNQRKALTASLGWGLINWLFAIPAVYTIDTFGRRNLLLSTFPLMALSMFFTGFSFWIPEDTGNNARLGCTALGTYLFGVFYSVGEGPVPFTYSAEAYPLYVRSYGMALATATTWLFNFVLAITWPSLRIAFKDQGAFSWYAGWCIVGWWMILMFMPETKGKTLEELDQVFSVSTRFHARYGLRQIPFFFKRYVFRQKVQPEILYERDYSFENLAGGGLV is encoded by the exons ATGCAAGCTAAAGCCTCAACCAGCCCTCTGGGCGATTCCATCGAGCCGCGAACAGAGAACCTAGAGTATGCGACTGAACAGAAAGAGAGCTTTGTGCCTCGGCGCGCATTTGGAACTGCTGCGGAGCGCGCTCGTCGGAACCTGAATGCCAAACTGGCGAACCCGCTTTCTGGATACTCGCACGAAGAGCTGCGCAGGCAAGGGATCAACTTCGCGATTACTCACCAGATAGGCGATGAGGGCGACATCCGGGCTTTTGGCCTCGGGGCAATGCTGGCCCAAGCGCCCGAGAAATTTGAGAATGTTCCCGGCCTGACTGTGCAAGAACTCGAGGTTCTGCGGCACGAGTTTGAGCACCGTTGGTCACAGCCCTGGACAATGTACTTGGTGATCATACTGTGCTCTTTATCAGCTGCTGTGCAGGGAATGG ATGAAACCGTGGTAAACGGTGCGCAGATCTTCTACAAGCATCAATTTGGCATAGCAGACGAGAACATCTCCAGACACAATTGGATTTCAGGATTGGTCAATGCCGCTCCTTATCTATGTTGCGCTATCGTTGGTTGCTGGCTGACGGTCCCATTCAATTCTTGGTTTGGCCGACGAGGAACCATTTTTATAACTTGCATCTTCTCGGCCACGACATGTCTCTGGCAAGGATGTTGCAGTACCTGGTGGTCTTTATTTATTGCGCGCTTCGCCCTTGGGTTTGGGATAGGCCCAAAGTCCGCTACTGTACCAGTATACGCAGCCGAAACAG ctcctccagccgtAAGAGGTGCTTTGGTGATGCAATGGCAAAT GTGGACTGCTTTTGGAATTATGTTTG GCTACGCCGCCGACTTGGCTTTCTTCCAGGTCCCTGATTCATCCGGCATCGTGGGCCTTAACTGGCGTTTGATGCTGGCCTCCGCCCTCGTCCCGGCAGTGATCGTGTgctgcttcgtcttcatgTGCCCGGAGTCGCCCCGGTGGTATATGTCGCGGAATCTATATGATCGCGCGTACCAGTCAATGTGCAGTTTGCGCTTCAACAAAGTCCAGGCAGCCCGGGATATGTACTACATGTACACACTGCTAGAAGCCGAGAAGTCCATGAAGTTAGGGCAGAACAAGCTGCTAGAACTGATCAACGTCCCTCGTAACCGCCGGGCAATGTTCGCTTCTGAGATTGTCATGTTTATGCAGCAG TTCTGCGGCGTGAATGTATTAGCCTATTACTCCTCCGAAATCTTCCTCCAAACGGCTAGCGAGCACTCAAAGCTGACCGTCTCTAACCAACGCAAAGCCCTAACCGCGTCGCTTGGCTGGGGGCTCATAAATTGGCTCTTCGCAATCCCCGCCGTCTACACAATCGACACATTTGGCCGGCGCAATCTACTCTTGAGCACATTCCCACTGATGGCACTCTCCATGTTCTTCACGGGGTTTAGCTTCTGGATTCCGGAAGACACTGGGAATAATGCACGGCTTGGCTGCACTGCGCTGGGTACATACCTCTTTGGCGTCTTTTACTCTGTCGGCGAGGGTCCAGTGCCTTTTACTTATTCGGCAGAAGCATACCCACTCTACGTCCGCTCGTACGGGATGGCGCTTGCGACGGCCACAACTTGGCTCTTCAACTTCGTGCTCGCAATCACGTGGCCGTCGCTGAGGATTGCTTTCAAGGACCAGGGCGCATTTAGTTGGTATGCCGGGTGGTGCATTGTCGGCTGGTGGATGATACTGATGTTCATGCCTGAGACTAAGGGCAAAACACTGGAGGAGTTGGACCAGGTGTTTTCTGTTTCAACAAGGTTCCATGCAAGGTATGGGCTGCGCCAGATTCCATTTTTCTTCAAGAGGTATGTTTTCCGACAGAAAGTGCAGCCGGAAATCCTATATGAAAGGGATTATTCGTTTGAGAATCTGGCTGGGGGAGGGCTGGTTTGA
- a CDS encoding protein dhbD (transcript_id=CADANIAT00007515), with protein sequence MLGKIALEEAFALPRFEEKTRWWASLFSTDPETHVKEITDITKMRIEHADKYGVGYQILSYTAPGVQDIWDPAEAQALAVEINDYIAEQIKERPDRFGAFATLSMHDPQEAATELRRCVEKYGFLGALVNDTQRAGPDGDDMIFYDNASWDVFWKTCTDLNVPLYLHPRNPTGTIYNKLWADRKWLVGPPLSFAQGVSLHVLGMVTNGVFDRHPKLQIILGHLGEHIPFDMWRINHWFEDRKKQLGLAETCKRTIREYFADNLWITTSGHFSTNTLKFCMGEVSADRILFSIDYPFEHFEDACEWFDSAELNLVDKVKIGRENAKRLFRLGPYKDSEA encoded by the exons ATGCTCGGCAAGATCGCTCTCGAAGAAGCCTTCGCGCTCCCACGTTTTGAAGAGAAGACCCGCTGGTGGGcatctctcttctctacAGACCCCGAAACCCACGTTAAGGAAATCACAGACATCACCAAGATGCGCATTGAGCACGCGGACAAGTATGGCGTCGGTTACCAGATTCTTTCCTACACTGCCCCTGGTGTACAGGACATTTGGGACCCCGCGGAGGCGCAGGCTCTCGCGGTCGAGATCAATGACTACATTGCtgagcagatcaaggagcGCCCGGATCGATTTGGGGCTTTTGC GACACTGTCAATGCACGATCCTCAAGAAGCAGCCACCGAGCTCCGTCGCTGTGTCGAGAAGTACGGTTTCCTCGGCGCGCTGGTCAACGACACTCAGCGCGCAGGTCCAGACGGTGACGATATGATTTTCTACGATAATGCATCTTGGGATGTCTTCTGGAAAACCTGCACAGACCTCAACGTGCCGCTCTACCTGCACCCGCGAAACCCCACGGGCACAATCTATAACAAGCTGTGGGCTGACCGTAAATGGCTCGTTGGACCGCCTCTCAGTTTTGCGCAGGGCGTTTCCTTGCACGTGCTGGGGATGGTTACGAATGGCGTCTTTGACCGCCATCCCAAGCTTCAAATTATCCTCGGCCATCTAGGCGAGCACATACCCTTCGACATGTGGCGGATAAACCACTGGTTCGAGGACcgcaagaagcagcttgGTCTGGCGGAGACGTGTAAGCGGACGATTCGGGAGTACTTTGCGGACAATCTGTGGATTACGACAAGTGGTCACTTTTCAACGAATACGCTCAAGTTCTGTATGGGCGAGGTTTCGGCGGATCGTATTCTGTTCAGTATTGATTATCCTTTTGAACATTTTGAGGATGCTTGTGAGTGGTTTGATAGTGCGGAGTTGAACCTTGTTGATAAGGTTAAGATCGGGAGGGAGAATGCAAAACGACTGTTTAGGTTGGGTCCGTATAAGGATTCGGAGGCTTGA
- a CDS encoding uncharacterized protein (transcript_id=CADANIAT00007516): MSYFSRHGSGGAASAYPTLPPTPEEPEEDILTDHENEETGLCHHQPYAKNAVEAPDQYRHATVESHAQSSDDLQNEVVTTSTKCSNANEADTVLPLRPRSRSSTISTEPFPDLDASMSELPSLAYRAQEEAYKHAMGKVAEEILRMNEIRDHIIAIRGPASSVEDEELARSRSSMIVLEGVRPCPEVSHHDHFCVQQEAHKRAMHERVDQFLKGREDVPKHFGKRFSAVTSMIVHMEFILFRSKNFPRDPLNQASENDLKTVFHYTTKIIEYFSAVGGLIFRERNNAERARVLISQVAAKTGVTLLDRFKEMAAIIIQYLKRARRSEQNFFEIFQQFFEVWLYDDFHVMYNNYLVEHMPNIPPNFQRLSYLLNATYNMLGQMIRDYEALGKINRDIGDRFIRPVVDQMARGDNLYGNPINEPAYPACEHENKYLLALSRSAAERHQSEVHRELAFILGHAQTETGAKHHVNQARSPTVLSACFGISNDEAPQDHAHGLGNRTSQECRAAHEALHYPFHSRVEPHGRRISDRLGPSDVPLVYRSSPFIVRHHSNTLEQGTLSRPYPMPDGYRHDNSQLPEQSILQSSYTSAQMFSSQSSHALAAGSSRSDSLPVEHGKDDTCGVSDTDYAPPEAMTSLKFNRCWEETHRPNSKASLSSYAGHPQTGDAENNGGHITRHGTLNEHLRGHTSTEQSEATSSHSAQSSRTQSYDESKPQCQQDDCPDEDILDLNAAEEEEDEEAWLRHDYIDYRHRCTNTFAARLEALAHIRRQNSIENGEYEDPSNNVPSFAASRPRPSGYSISRSMLQFQYPAYEDASDQDQALERRVVARDDNNSPILPPMPEHPRFAVSLDSDEDHPVPVGIVRPQPRPAAMPIALPCPVTRRGLSSDCEREREVFIYEAPRQNPKL, from the exons ATGTCTTATTTCTCCAGACATGGGTCTGGAGGAGCTGCTTCGGCATACCCTACTCTTCCTCCTACTCCAGAGGAACCCGAAGAGGATATTTTGACAGACCACGAGAACGAGGAAACCGGGCTTTGTCACCATCAGCCCTATGCGAAGAATGCCGTCGAGGCGCCTGATCAGTATCGTCATGCCACTGTTGAAAGCCACGCGCAGTCAAGCGACGACTTGCAGAACGAGGTGGTTACTACTTCGACCAAATGCTCTAACGCCAACGAGGCCGACACTGTCCTCCCTTTACGCCCTCGGTCCCGTTCCTCAACTATTTCCACTGAGCCTTTTCCTGACTTGGATGCCTCCATGTCCGAGCTTCCCTCTCTTGCCTACAGGGCGCAGGAAGAGGCTTACAAGCATGCAATGGGCAAAGTAGCAGAAGAAATTTTGCGGATGAATGAAATCAGGGACCACATCATTGCAATCCGTGGCCCAGCCTCTTCtgttgaagacgaagagtTGGCTCGCAGCAGGTCATCAATGATCGTCTTAGAAGGCGTCCGTCCCTGTCCTGAAGTGTCTCATCATGATCACTTCTGCGTTCAGCAGGAGGCCCACAAGCGTGCGATGCATGAGCGAGTTGATCAATTCCTCAAGGGACGGGAAGATGTCCCCAAACACTTTGGCAAAAGGTTCAGTGCTGTTACAAGCATGATCGTTCATATGGAATTTATCTTGTTCCGCAGCAAGAATTTTCCTAGAGACCCTCTCAATCAGGCCAGCGAAAACGATCTGAAGACCGTTTTCCACTACACGACGAAAATAATCGAGTACTTTTCTGCCGTTGGCGGGCTCATCTTCCGCGAAAGGAATAATGCAGAGCGTGCTCGTGTCCTTATTTCCCAGGTGGCCGCAAAAACTGGAGTCACTCTGCTGGACCGATTCAAGGAAATGGCCGCGATAATCATCCA GTACCTCAAACGCGCGCGCCGCAGTGAACAGAACTTCTTCGAAATTTTTCAGCAATTTTTCGAGGTGTGGCTATACGACGACTTTCATGTCATGTACAACAACTACCTCGTTGAGCATATGCCCAACATTCCTCCGAACTTCCAGCGGTTGTCGTATCTGCTGAATGCGACTTATAACATGCTTGGGCAGATGATCCGAGACTATGAGGCGCTTGGCAAGATAAACCGTGATATTGGTGACCGTTTCATTCGTCCTGTCGTGGACCAGATGGCGCGAGGCGATAATCTCTATGGCAATCCCATCAACGAGCCTGCTTACCCTGCGTGTGAGCATGAGAACAAATACCTCCTCGCCCTTTCTCGCTCCGCTGCCGAGCGTCATCAGTCCGAAGTTCACAGAGAGCTTGCTTTTATTCTTGGGCATGCCCAAACCGAGACTGGAGCGAAACACCACGTTAACCAGGCCAGGAGCCCTACCGTGTTGTCAGCTTGTTTTGGGATCAGCAACGACGAAGCTCCTCAAGATCACGCTCATGGCCTTGGCAATAGGACCTCCCAGGAATGTCGTGCCGCTCATGAGGCGTTGCATTACCCTTTCCATTCCAGAGTCGAACCTCATGGCCGCCGGATTTCTGACCGTCTCGGACCATCCGATGTTCCCCTTGTTTATAGGTCCTCCCCTTTTATCGTGAGACACCACAGCAATACCCTTGAACAAGGGACCCTTTCTCGCCCATACCCCATGCCAGACGGATATCGTCACGACAACTCCCAGCTGCCAGAACAATCCATTTTGCAGTCTTCCTACACGTCGGCCCAAATGTTCTCCTCACAGTCTTCTCACGCCTtggctgcaggaagctcgcGTTCCGACAGTCTCCCTGTCGAGCATGGTAAGGATGATACTTGCGGCGTCTCGGACACCGACTATGCACCGCCCGAAGCCATGACCAGCCTTAAGTTCAACCGCTGCTGGGAAGAGACCCATCGGCCTAACAGTAAAGCCTCTCTATCTTCCTATGCTGGGCACCCCCAGACTGGCGATGCTGAAAACAACGGTGGCCACATCACCCGCCACGGAACCCTGAACGAGCATCTTCGCGGCCACACCTCCACTGAACAGTCTGAAGCTACTTCATCCCATAGCGCGCAGTCTTCTCGCACTCAGTCCTATGACGAGTCAAAGCCACAGTGCCAGCAAGATGACTGCCCTGACGAAGATATTCTTGACCTTAAcgccgcggaagaagaagaggacgaggaggcctGGCTCCGCCACGATTACATTGACTACAGGCACCGCTGTACTAACACCTTCGCAGCTCGCCTTGAGGCGCTAGCCCATATACGTCGTCAGAACTCTATCGAGAACGGCGAGTACGAAGATCCCTCAAATAATGTCCCCTCCTTCGCGGCCTcccgtcctcgtccctcTGGCTATTCTATCTCTCGTTCTATGTTGCAATTCCAGTACCCCGCTTATGAGGACGCCTCTGATCAGGACCAAGCTCTGGAGCGTCGTGTTGTCGCACGTGACGACAATAACTCGCCTATTCTCCCTCCCATGCCTGAACATCCTCGCTTTGCCGTCTCTTTGGACTCAGACGAGGATCATCCCGTGCCTGTTGGTATAGTCCGCCCTCAGCCTCGTCCCGCCGCCATGCCGATCGCTTTGCCATGCCCGGTTACTCGTCGTGGGCTTTCTTCAGATTGTGAGCGTGAGCGTGAGGTTTTTATCTATGAGGCGCCTCGTCAAAACCCTAAGTTGTGA
- a CDS encoding E3 ubiquitin-protein ligase MARCH (transcript_id=CADANIAT00007517) codes for MFPTESPTDSASPGGNQSSEFTQQAGDSGATSEHPKRHYPSRLCRICLETVPPTLVPPSEHMPGFLQRGVRVVYESEDPELGRLLKPCKCKGSSRYVHEGCLQTWRLSSPSHDKRRFWNCPTCGFQYRLERLTWAGWINSPISQIALTSLVLLLTIFLLGFIADPIINFYIDPVETVYYADYWEENSLLGAKSPTWIDHFLKGMTSLGLLGFVQTLYGLAPWHWSTVRSSTIVRGRASTGRDRVSSIRWIVVVLGIASFFWAVYKGVRAWSRLILERASGRVMDVPSPDDDDDDEAEDSHPKTE; via the exons ATG TTTCCTACGGAATCGCCAACAGATTCCGCAAGTCCCGGCGGAAATCAGAGCTCTGAGTTTACCCAACAGGCTGGTGACTCGGGTGCTACCTCTGAGCACCCTAAAAGGCACTATCCAAGTCGCTTATGTCGCATTTGCCTGGAGACCGTGCCTCCAACCCTTGTTCCTCCTTCGGAACATATGCCTGGCTTCCTTCAGCGCGGAGTTCGTGTCGTCTACGAGTCTGAGGATCCGGAGCTCGGGCGCCTTCTCAAGCCCTGCAAATGCAAAGGTTCATCCCGTTATGTCCATGAGGGATGCCTTCAGACCTGGCGATTATCCAGCCCCAGCCACGACAAGAGACGCTTCTGGAATTGCCCGACCTGTGGCTTTCAGTACCGGCTAGAGCGCCTCACTTGGGCGGGCTGGATCAATAGCCCAATCAGTCAGATAGCCTTGACTAGCCTCGTTTTGCTTTTGACCATTTTCTTGCTTGGTTTCATTGCTGACCCTATCATTAATTTTTACATTGACCCGGTGGAAACGGTGTATTATGCCGATTACTGGGAGGAAAATAGTTTACTTGGCGCCAAAAGTCCTACTTGGATTGATCACTTTCTAAAAGGAATGACATCGCTGGGGTTGCTGGGCTTCGTCCAGACTCTTTATGGGCTCGCGCCATGGCACTGGTCTACCGTACGATCGTCCACGATTGTTCGTGGTCGTGCCAGCACTGGAAGGGATCGAGTTTCTTCTATCCGCTGGATCGTTGTTGTGCTCGGCATTGCGAGTTTTTTCTGG GCCGTCTACAAAGGTGTAAGGGCGTGGAGCCGTTTGATATTGGAAAGGGCAAGTGGACGTGTAATGGACGTCCCGTCAcccgacgacgacgatgatgacgaagcCGAGGACAGCCACCCGAAAACCGAGTAG
- the pre8 gene encoding proteasome core particle subunit alpha 2 (transcript_id=CADANIAT00007518), with product MADRYSFSLTTFSPSGKLVQIEYALNAVNQGVTALGIKATNGIVLATEKKSSSPLIDPPSLSKISLITPDIGMVYAGMSPDYRVLVDKARKVSHTGYKRIYNEYPPTRILVQDVARVVQEATQSGGVRPYGVSLLIAGWDEGVEPETAQAQKGEEEEPKKATGKTGGILKGGPSLYQVDPSGSYYPWKATAIGKHATSAKTFLEKRYTEGLELEDAIHIALLTLKETIEGEMNGDTIEIGIVGPPADHLLGYEGVEGARGPRFRKLTKEEIEDYLTSL from the exons ATGGCCGACAGATATTCTTTCTCCCTGACCACCTTTTCTCCAAG CGGGAAACTCGTTCAGATTG AATATGCATTGAACGCAGTCAACCAAGGAGTAACCGCTCTTGGAATTAAAG CTACAAATGGAATCGTTTTGGCCACTGAGAAGaagtcttcctcgcccttgATTGATCCTCCCTCGCTCTCCAAGATCTCCCTCATCACACCCGACATCGGCATGGTCTACGCCGGTATGAGCCCCGACTATCGAGTGCTTGTCGACAAGGCCCGCAAGGTCTCACACACCGGCTATAAGCGCATCTACAACGAATACCCCCCCACCCGGATATTAGTGCAGGATGTTGCCCGCGTCGTTCAAGAGGCAACACAGTCCGGTGGTGTTCGGCCATATGGTGTCAGCTTGCTGATTGCGGGTTGGGACGAGGGTGTCGAGCCTGAGACCGCCCAGGCTcagaagggagaggaggaagagcccAAGAAGGCTACTGGAAAGACAGGCGGCATTCTGAAGGGAGGTCCCAGCTTATACCAGGTCGACCCCAGCGGCAGCTATTACCCCTGGAAGGCTACGGCCATCGGAAAGCACGCCACGAGTGCAAAGACGTTCCTTGAGAAGCGTTACACGGAGGGGCTCGAGCTTGAAGATGCCATCCACATTGCTCTACTGACTTTGAAGGAAACAATCGAAGGCGAGATGAATGGTGACACGATAGAAATTG GCATCGTTGGCCCTCCCGCCGATCATTTGCTTGGCTACGAGGGCGTTGAAGGAGCCCGTGGTCCCCGATTCAGGAAGCTTACGAAAGAGGAGATCGAAGACTATCTGACCAGTCTATAA
- a CDS encoding uncharacterized protein (transcript_id=CADANIAT00007519): protein MVSMAQDIYDGISGSLTGEDRSEGLLAVLTIFIALSCYNVLELVVLVLSTFRRWKGLYFWSLLISGVVGVVPYSIGFLLKFFSHVDSTFSVSILTVGWWTMVTGQSFVLYSRLHLVLRDERILHRVLYMIIANVFLLHVPTTVLTYGANVVADEPWVVGYNVMEKIQMTGFTIQEVIISVLYVWETIRMLQLTSSRENRKIMHQLVGINVMIVTMDLVLLGLEGSSTA from the exons ATGGTGTCGATGGCCCAAGACATTTATGATGGAATCTCAGGGTCCCTTACGGGTGAGGATAGAAGTGAAGGTCTCTTGGCGGTTCTGACGATATTTATCGCGCTCTCCTGTTACAATGTCCTTGAGCTCGTTGTTCTGGTGCTCTCCACTTTTCGGCGGTGGAAGGGGCTATACTTCTGGAGTCTTTTGATCTCCGGAGTTGTGGGAGTTGTGCCATACTCAATCGGTTTCCTGTTGAAGTTTTTCAGTCATGTTGACTCGACGTTCTCTGTCAGTATCCTTACCGTCGGCTGGTGGACAATGGTGACAGGCCAATCTTTCGTCCTCTATTCTCGGTTACATCTTGTGCTTCGAGACGAACGGATCCTTCATCGCGTTTTGTACATGATCATAGCAAATGTCTTCCTTCTGCACGTGCCAACAACCGTCTTGACGTACGGGGCAAATGTCGTCGCTGACGAGCCTTGGGTAGTAGGCTATAACGTCATGGAGAAGATTCAGATGACCGGGTTCACGATTCAGGAAGTCATCATCTCAGTACTATACGTCTGGGAGACAATCAGGATGCTTCAGCTCACCTCCAGTCGTGAGAACCGGAAAATAATGCATCAGCTGGTCGGGATCAACGTGATGATTGTCACAATGGATTTAGTGCTTCTGGGACTTGA GGGGTCGTCTACAGCGtga